The Coccidioides posadasii str. Silveira chromosome 2, complete sequence genomic interval CCACCATCGGCTCCAACATCGTCAACGGTATTTTCTAGTCGTATATTTGCCCCTCGACTTTTCTATTTGCTCTATTCCATACTTTTGGTTTCCATACGGGTCGTCTGGTTAATGGGATGGCAATTTGCTTTTCTGTGCCCTTTGTCATACGAGTGGCGTTTACGGTGTGACCGGTATCGAAATACATTTATCGGGTGGTTTTTGAAAACAACGGACCGGAAATCAAATTCCCATGTTACGAAACATGGCTGACATAGGAAGacttttttccccctccagAGCCTTTTGAGGTTTACGGGTTGAATATATCTTGCTTACTGTTATTAAAAATCTGGAACAAGGATTCCAATGAATCATGCGAAGTGGAAGGGGTTGCATCGATATTCCTAGTTTAGCGGTGATGGCTATGCCACACTCGACCCCCTGGACAAGTTGTCGCTCCAGCATCTCGCTGATTTGGTTAATCATTCCTCATAAATATTTTCGCCGGATCTCCGCTGCCCTAAGTTAGATTTCTTGAGCCCTTTTATGATCTGCCGATGGTTTATTACGTTGGCTTCCTGCGAAGCCTTCACGGTGTAACCCGGCGTTCAGTCACATTCTCTATCCTTCCTTTCCCTTCACTGATCGATTTGGAATTTTTTCTTCACTcttgaattttatttttatttttcttatttttttctttttctttttcgaaGAAGCTACCTTTGAACTAACATCCTTTCGTCCGTTCTTCCCTTTAATCGTGCCTTTTACCTTGTATGTGAGATCATAGAGGAGAGTTTGATTACTACATATGCATtatgtgtactccgtattattGTTTCCTATATCTACCTAGATGACCTCGTGCAATTAAAGTATAACTCCCGCCCACTCGATGTGAAGATACGCGTACCGAGATATCAATTGTTGTAAGATGGctatgtactccatactttGCTGCCCAATGTTCTACGAAAGGGAGCCGGTGTGCAGAACAAGGAACTAATGTGAGGAATTTAGCCCCGGCCGATGACGGACCCCTGGCTGTCGTTTGCTACCTCCACTTCGTCGCGGAAAAGCAAAACTGTCGCGTGGCGCATTTGTGACATAAATCACGTGAGATACGTTTATGCAGCAAAGCTGAAAGCATAAATTTAAAATAATGCGTGCCAAGCCGTATTACATAAAGATATGCAAACATGGCAAAACTTTTGCATTCGGCTTCTGTTATTTGTTGAGGTTTGCTGGTATTTGAAGGATATATTTGGGTGGATCGCATTATTTGTTGATGAAGGGTGATGAGCACCGGGCCAAATTTGAGAGATGCCCTTACCTCAAATGCATAGCCCCGGGGATCTGAAGTATTTCGGGGATCTCGAAATGCCGGACGCCCGCCAAGGGCGCCTTTTCAGTGACCGCCTCGATTCTCACGAGCGTGCGTAACTCTTGGAAACCTGGCCCCCACACGCATGATCCTCTCCTTTGCCGGACAACGCGAGTGATAATCCCCGCCGTCTCTTTGATGCTGGGAACGGTAGGGTTTCTGGGTCATGTTTTCTTTCTGGTTTTGCCTAACGTTGCCCGCGCTCCAGCCGCTTTGTTCAAGTTTCCGTCGCGCAGGTCGTTTTGATAGATATACCATGGCACCGGTCCCGGCCCTAGCAATCGCGACCAATATTTTGGTGGGTTTTGAAAATAATATCTCTCCAATGTTGAGGCCCTTGTTAAGTTTTGAGTAGACGAATGGATATGGAGTTTAAATTATTCGCAGATTCATTGATCATCCGTATCCCTAAATATAACATGAGTTGTCGTTTTAAATATGGATGAAGTGTCAGCAATTCCTTACTCGATGCCGAAGGGGCAGGGGCGTCGGGTGTTAAAGACTGATCTTCGCTTTGAGATCGAATAAGGGACGCATGCGTCTGGCCAGCCTAACGTCAGATATCAGCACCTTTATCACAGAAACAAGGGGCCACGGGCAGATTGCTCTTACAGGACAAGCATCCAGGCTCCGCTTCAGCTGTTCTCCCTCCGATTTTATCAGTTTAAGCTTGGTATCAAAATGTTGGTACTTCTTGCTCAGCCAAAGGTAGGGAAATCGCAGGCCTCGGAGGGTATATCTCTTAGCAAGTGCCCGCGACTGTCGGAACCCGATGGAATATAACCAGCGGCCCAGCCAAGCGCAAAGGTCCAATATCCTTCGCGCTTGGAGCTCTATGTCTTGGCATCCAAGTCCTCGACGGATATACGGCTCGATTGAGACCATATAGCTCATCCAGTCGACAATCGAGAACCCAAAATCCGACCTGGCGATCCTCCTGTCGCCAACAGCATTGTAGATTGCCGCAATGGCCGCCGGTAAAGCAAGGAATGATTGCATCGCGAGATCCAGAGCAGGACCACCGGCTGCCATGGACATTCTGGTCAACCGAGACACAAGGATAGGGGCGGGCTATGGTCGCGGAGTAGTTGTTATTCTCCCAGAACAATGTCAAGGTCGGGTTTCTGCATACCTACACATTAATGCATTGTCGCACTGTCGGTCTGATCATCGAGGGCTGGTTTCCAGAAAGGGCAGCTGGATAACCAATCAAGTTTCAGTTAGGGTTACTCAACATTGGGGCTGAACCAACTGCATTCGAAGGTCATGCTGTCATGTTGAGTTTGAGCGCAACGAGCTGAAGCATCATCGGCTCTTCTGAGTGGCGTGGGATTTGGCATAATTCGTCCAACCTTGTGGTGATGGTCATTTTTGTTCTGATTTCTCTTACTTGTTTCGCAAAGTTCATTCAAACCTAAATTGCTCTATCAACGAGAATCACCCGGCCATCACCTGACACTTTAAATCATGCATGTACAGAGCATATACCCAAGAGGCTATAGTTCTAATAGACTATCCTTAAGGCTATCTAGGGAAGTGGTAACTTCAAGTAGTTTAGCAAAGTGCTTTAAACTATCCTTCGCAGGGAGTATATGCATGGCAATACGTCTATTCAACATAAAATATTGCAGCGGTCCTGTCGCTGGAAGCTATCGGGAGGCGGGACATGATGAAGGTCGCCCGGTCAATGCCAACGATATGCGCCAATACAGCCTGGGCGGGGCGCTAGTGCCCAAAACGGAGACTCGTGTAACCCGTCGCAAAAAAAACTCAGATTTTGCATCCAGGCAGATCCTTTGGTACAATATCTCTTGCAAACCGTCAGATGAGTATAAACAATTCGTCTGGTTTCTCTAGTTGAGGCCAATGTCCACATTCTAAATTCTCAATTCGCGGGTTTCGTGCCCATCGCTTGATTTTCTGGACTTGCGTTTCGGAGCCCCAAGCAATATCCTTTGTTGATTGAATGAACAGATTTGGGAGAGTCAGGTATTTGTTCTCTTCGGAGATAAGTGCATCATCAGCGGCATTTACACCGCGCATGGATGCTTTATACCTGTATGCATCGGTTGGCCGAAGACTCGTACTCTGATGGAAATAACTTACCAGTTAAGAGGTGCACGGTATCCGCCGTCAGAAAAGATATTTTGCCGAATAAGATATTCAGGGACCGTGATGTAGGGTGGCAATGAAGTAGTTTTAGCGGCCTTTAGCCATGCCCTTGCAGCCCCTGGTGGACAGAGATCAGTCTTCCAGAGCTCTGATTTGGTAGGGTAAAAGAGGTTGAACGCCGATCAGGGCTATCGAGGGTCAGCAGAGTCTCCAGACGTTTTgagaatgtaaacaatgcGGGGCCGTGATCCCATTACATTTTGATCACATAACTCCACGGCCTCCTCAGTGTTGAACCAGTTCATATACTAAACTGCTGGGTAACCAAGCAATTTTTTTGTCATGTCATTGAACTCATCTATTAACTAGTGGTTAACAGTTGTTACTGGAAATATGTCAACAATTAATGAATGTCACTCACATACATTAAAGGTACCGGGTGGTGTATAGCTAACAGTCACTGTGACCACACGCAATAGCCGATCAGGGTGATAGATGGCTAACATAGATAACATTGCAGAACCCTAGAAATCAAAACATGAATGTACATTAACCAATCACCCACAGAAAGAGTATAATTCTCGCGGGTGCATACCAGTCATGAGCTACACCAATGCATGTTCCCACGTCCTCGATATCAAGAATCTCCACTATATGATGTGTCATTTGTGTCATCGCATAACTGTTAAGCTCCACGGGCTTGTCTGTATCCCCATATCCAAGCAGGTCCGGCACGATAACGCCATACCCAGTATTCCTGAGGCGAACGATCATGTGCCGCCAGTCCCAGCTGGAGCTAAGGAGGCCGTGGAGGGTAAAAAGGTGGGCTTCACACGAGCCGCCGGCTTGACTGATACATACGCATACGTAGTGTTATCAGAGATGGAGACTTGCTTTGCAATATGTGGAAAGGCTGCGAAGCCATCTTGGGTGATTGATTATAGGCACAAACAAGAATATATTGGAGTGTGCCAGAGCAAATAGGCAGTTGATGTAGCAGTCAAGGACCGAGACGTTAAAAAAAGTTAGAACCTAGGAAATTGCATCGATCCAGATGTGAGGGGTAGCTCTCTTAAAAGGCAAGATGGACATGCTAACAGCTGCCGCCCTAGTGCTTTTGAGAACATGCAGCTGTCCACGTTGGCGAGGGCTGAAATGCGCGAATATAGTTCTCCACACATCCATGTTCCCTTCACGTATTGAAATCTTTGCAGCGGCCGGTGGGACAAACAGGCACAGGACACTCAACCACGAGTACACTTTGGGCGTCAATGGTGCTGTTCTGATGGAGGCCAGCTTCCAATATCACTCGGGGCCGTACATCCATGAGGTTGTACCACGGACTTACTTATTCCGTTGATTTTTCGGATGTGGACGAGCCCACTAACTACTTATGTAAATCTTCAGTAGTTTGTCGCTGCCTGTTCGCGAGTTCATCACCAATTCCGGACCGTGGATTCTCACGTGTCCACAAGGATCTCCAGATCCATGTCTTCATTCAACAACGTGAAGGGAAATGCAGAACTTAGGGAGAGAGACGCGCAATGCCCCGAGGCCGGAAGTGGCGTCAAACATAGTTGGAAGCATTGCTGGATAGCTCCCTCAGGTCAGTGCTCCAAGTATCCACCATATCCTGAATACTAGCGAGACGGTCAGGAAGCTCAAGCTCGCCCAATCTGAGCCTACTGAATGTTTATGATGCATTTGTGTTCCGAGGAAAAGCCAAGAATATCAATGAATTTTCTCGGGCATGACAGAAGGATATTTGCGCTACTTGATGGCTGCCTGAAAGACGGTTGCTGCTTGGTTAAACAATATGAGATATAAGCCTTCGGTGGAGCCTTCTCAGAGTAacttttttaaaaaaaggaAGCTTCTCGGATTGACATCGTGTGGGGTAGAGAGTTGGATGTGAAGGATTGGTAATAACTCTCTCGCCTGAACTCTGAGGTGCCTTGGCCGCGGAAGGTAATTTTCTCTTAGCCTGATTGCTGGAGGGTGCTCTTCGCGTTGTTGCGATGTGAGCTGATGCGGCCGCCGAGAATCAGGCGCGAGGCATCTGCAGTGAATTGATTTTGATTGGTCAAGTTTAGAATCCTTCTCCATTCTGCTTTGAAGATACAGCGGTTAAATGATTGAGCCTAAGCGCCAATAAGTCGGATGGTTCGTCTCTGTTCGGATTCAAAATTATCATGGAAAGACGTGTGTCCATCGTCGATTCATCGAGTCCATGGCAGTGTCAATGGTGTTTGTTTGAGTTTCGACGGGTCGTCCACCAGAGCCGAGGCCGCGTTTGCAATGAGAGATGATCGTTTGGCTACCGGCTTGGGAACACAGCTTCATGGGAAAACAAGAGGATTTTCAACGCGCTTATGCTCGTATCGAAAAACTAATGTTTAGTGGCCCAACACAACCCGGATTGGGGGAGCTTGGAGCAGGGCGAAGATCACCACCATTTAAGCCTCAGTTGCCCCTCCCCTCGTGTTGggcttctttttctcgcCTCTTTTCTgcactttttttttttcatctcTGCCTTATTCTTGTCACAAAAGGCACCTGACTTAGGACTTGATTGTTTGTTTGGGTTGTTGcaagattttgaagtttGTTCATCAGCTGTACTACTCGCCATGTCATTCCAGCAAGGCCAGCAATCTCAACAACCCCCACCGCAACCAGGATTCTATCCGCGTAAGCCTCTCTGCTGGCTTCTGTGTCCTGCAATTCACTAATACAAGCTATGCTATTTAGCACCAATACAACAAGGAGGAGGTACTTTGAACCCGTGTTCATAGAAGAGTGTTGATGAGGCCTCTCACTTGTAGCCGAAACATCTCCATTGACTGCTGTGCTGTAGCctatcctcctcctccccagCAAAGTGCATTCCCTCCACCACAACAGCAGAGCTACAACTATCCTCCCCCCCCAGGGGCACAAGGAGCTCCTCAGTTCGCGCCACCCCCAACAGGTGGCCATGGCTCTCCACCACCACATGCGAACTCACCTCCTCCGATGACACAAACACCCCCTCAAATGCCACAACCTACACCTCCGCCAAAGATAGAACAGATGCCTGGTGGTGCGCCACCAGCTGGCCAGTTTGTAGGAGCCCAATCCACAGCTGCAGATGATGTTGGCACGTTCAATGGAGGCAGCTATCGCATCAGTCATCGTGATTCCAATTCGATTTTGACTCTTCAGCTTGCAATGGGATGTCCATTGACTGCCAAGCCCGGTACGTCCTTTTCGGTGGTATTCATTGCCGTGTAGATTTTGTGATATACATCTTTTAAGCTGTATGCTGACAAGACGATTGTTCAGGCGCTATGATTGCCATGTCACCCACAATGACCCTCAAAGGCTCAGTAAAATTCTCTGTCAAGAAAATGCTGGCTGGTGGCGAGATGTCGTCCTCAACATACACTGGCCCGGGTGAACTCCTCCTGGCACCTTCTGCACTGGGTGACATCTCCCTTCTCCGTCTCAACGGGCAGGAGCAATGGTTTGTTGGTAAAGACGCCTTTTTGGCTTGCACACAAGGCATCGTCAAAGACTATAAGCGCCAGGGACTTGGCAAGGCTTTTTTTTCCGGCGAAGGCCTGTTTATCTATACGGTCAGCGGTACCGGTATCCTTTTCATCCAAAGCTTTGGCGCGATTATCAAGAAAGATGTATGTCTGGGGCCCCTTGGTATTTTTGCGATGGGCACTGACTGACTTTTAACAGCTTGTCGCTGGCGAGAAATATATCGTTGATAACGGCCATCTTGTCGCATGGACCTGCAACTACGTGATGGAGCGTGTTGCCTCCGGCGGAATCATGTCCGGTTTAGCCTCGGGCGAAGGGTTGGTGTGCAAGTTCACCGGACCGGGAACTATTTACATGCAGACGAGAAATGCGCAAGCATTTGCGCATTGGGTTTTGGCTAATGGAGGTGTGAGCGGGGCTTAAGAAGATATTTCATTTACTTCGCATCGAGTGCCTTTGACACGTTTCTGATTATCCGCTGATTAATACCGTACTGTTATGATATCAATTCGTTGCCAGCTGAGCTTTAAACTCTTATGTGATATATCTCCCTTTAATGAtgttgatgaagaagatgatgataatAATGATGTGGTTCGAGGATGCTTGAAGGTAATGTGTCAGGATGGGCGGTGTTTGATACGGCGATTTTCCACCATCGTTTTACCCcacttaaaaaaaaaaaaaggggtacGTACCAATATCAAAAATTGGATAAAACAATTTCGAAAGAAAGTCATCAGGTCCTACTGGGATTCGAACCCAGGATGCCGGAATTCTTGAGTATATCAAAATCCGGAGTCATAACCACTAGACCATAGGACCGTATTGAGGGGCAACCCCCATCCTACATAACCTTGTTCTAAAAATGCAAAGGATTTGTGGCGCGAGGTTTAGGAGACAAACTTCACTTTCCACTGGAATACTTGGAGAACGGTGTTCAACTCAGCATATTGATTACTCACTTTCAGAAATATCCTTTTAAGAATGAGAGGAAAGCTGAAATAAGGATTTAAAATACTATGCCAACCACGCAGCAAATGATGTAAGCAAGCATAAATCGTGATCCAGAAACAAATACCATCATTCAGAAAATGAAGTCATTGAGCCATGCGACCACGACGACATTCAGGGATAATATGTGAAAATGACATGGATCCGGTCGTTACTTTTGCAAGGAGATAACATCGTAGAGTAACGTAGAAAGCAAACAAAAGACAATATTGCATCTACGGCTGCCTCTTCCGCCTTCCGACTTGGCCACGGAAACCTGTCTTGATGGCAGTGACACTGCGACGACTGCCGCAGGAGTTGCAAGTAACGAAGTACAGACGATTTTCTCCCTTGTTGAGTTCGGTGTCGGGGCTGCGGCAGGTCTTGCAGGTGACGTATTCGACTGTTCAAGCGGCATGCGTTAGAGATATTACAATTGGGGAAGCTCAAGGTTAAGGGCCCACCTACCGATATATCGTCTCAAAACGTTTTCAATCTGTTTCTGCTGGAAACGACCCTTGATGACCAATCGTCGGTTGCCGTCAACTGAGCCGCTGGTACCCAATTCAGCGAACAAGAACTGAGTGACGTGATCTTCCGATCTCTTCATTCGCTTGCAGATATCCGCAATATTAGCAAAGATCGTCCTCCGATTTCCTTCGCGCAAGCACTGTGGTGGCGGAATCTTATAAGACTTGGACCCGCTGGCTAACAAATCTGGATGATGGCTGT includes:
- a CDS encoding uncharacterized protein (TransMembrane:1 (o12-31i)), with the protein product MSMAAGGPALDLAMQSFLALPAAIAAIYNAVGDRRIARSDFGFSIVDWMSYMVSIEPYIRRGLGCQDIELQARRILDLCAWLGRWLYSIGFRQSRALAKRYTLRGLRFPYLWLSKKYQHFDTKLKLIKSEGEQLKRSLDACPAGQTHASLIRSQSEDQSLTPDAPAPSASSKELLTLHPYLKRQLMLYLGIRMINESANNLNSISIRLLKT
- a CDS encoding uncharacterized protein (EggNog:ENOG410PKQ4~COG:S~BUSCO:12376at33183), which encodes MSFQQGQQSQQPPPQPGFYPPPIQQGGAYPPPPQQSAFPPPQQQSYNYPPPPGAQGAPQFAPPPTGGHGSPPPHANSPPPMTQTPPQMPQPTPPPKIEQMPGGAPPAGQFVGAQSTAADDVGTFNGGSYRISHRDSNSILTLQLAMGCPLTAKPGAMIAMSPTMTLKGSVKFSVKKMLAGGEMSSSTYTGPGELLLAPSALGDISLLRLNGQEQWFVGKDAFLACTQGIVKDYKRQGLGKAFFSGEGLFIYTVSGTGILFIQSFGAIIKKDLVAGEKYIVDNGHLVAWTCNYVMERVASGGIMSGLASGEGLVCKFTGPGTIYMQTRNAQAFAHWVLANGGVSGA